From Cecembia calidifontis, one genomic window encodes:
- a CDS encoding cold-shock protein: MTKSRETFNKKEKEKQRAKKKQEKKDRKDARQSDAEKSSSFEDMIAYVDEYGNITSTPPDPAKKQVIDAESIDIGVPKAKAITEEETFRKGKVSFFNSSKGYGFIKDEQTQESIFVHMSGCIDEIKENDKVTFQTEKTPKGMSAIEVKLLK, from the coding sequence ATGACAAAATCCAGAGAAACATTTAATAAAAAAGAAAAAGAGAAGCAAAGGGCAAAAAAGAAGCAGGAGAAAAAAGACCGTAAAGATGCGAGACAATCAGATGCAGAAAAATCCTCCAGTTTTGAGGATATGATTGCTTATGTCGATGAGTACGGAAATATTACTTCCACGCCTCCAGATCCAGCCAAAAAACAAGTGATCGATGCTGAAAGTATCGATATTGGAGTTCCAAAAGCAAAGGCCATTACAGAGGAAGAAACCTTCAGAAAAGGAAAGGTGTCCTTCTTCAACAGTTCCAAGGGTTACGGTTTTATTAAAGATGAACAAACGCAGGAAAGTATTTTTGTACATATGAGCGGTTGCATCGATGAAATCAAAGAAAATGATAAAGTAACTTTTCAGACGGAAAAAACTCCAAAAGGCATGAGTGCCATTGAGGTGAAACTCTTAAAGTAA